The following proteins are co-located in the [Pasteurella] mairii genome:
- the pheT gene encoding phenylalanyl-tRNA synthase beta chain yields the protein MKFSELWVREWVNPAISTEQLCDQITMLGLEVDAVEPVAGEFNGVVVGEVVECAQHPDADKLRVTKVNVGGERLLDIVCGAPNCRQGLKVACATEGAILPGNFKIKKTKLRGQPSEGMLCSYSELGISEDQSGIIELPADAPIGTDLREYLKLADKSIEISLTPNRADCLSISGIARELGVINKMTLNSPHFTPVIPSFSEKIEIDVSAPEACPRYLLRSVKNVNVKAKTPAWMQEKLRRCDIRSIDPIVDITNYILLELGQPMHAFDAAKVAQPVQVRMANEGETLVLLDGTEAKLQANTLVIADKNGPLAMAGIFGGAASGVSEQTKDIILEAAFFAPLAITGRARQYGLHTDSSHRFERGVDFDLQYKAMERATALVLEICGGEAGEICEAVSITNLPNVKQVKLRRHKLDALLGHHVETETVTDILQRLGFEVHYSNDVWTVISTSWRFDIEIEEDLIEEVARIYGYNTIPNNAPLAHLKMKSLPENILEMLRVRTAFVDSDYQEIVSYSFVDPDVQQLLHPQQDALILPNPISREMSAMRVSLLSGLLTTVVYNQNRQQNRVRLFESGLRFIPDANAESGVRQEYVIGAVIVGDKRPVHWENKGENVDFFDLKGDLERILSLTKVGNRLRFVAKSYPALHPGQSAAIILDDREIGFIGTVHPKVVQQLGLSGKPVVFEIEWAAIEERNVPSAKEISRFPSNKRDIAIVLDVAIPAGDVLNACRQVGGKQLVNVTLFDVYQGANLPEGKKSLALSLTIQDTEKTLEEKDINAVISVVLSELEQRFNAYLRD from the coding sequence ATGAAATTTAGTGAATTATGGGTACGTGAATGGGTCAATCCTGCTATTAGTACGGAACAATTATGTGATCAAATCACGATGTTGGGGTTGGAAGTGGATGCGGTCGAGCCGGTCGCCGGTGAATTTAATGGCGTGGTTGTGGGAGAGGTCGTGGAGTGCGCCCAACATCCTGATGCTGATAAATTGCGCGTAACCAAAGTGAATGTTGGCGGTGAGCGTTTATTAGATATCGTCTGTGGCGCGCCAAATTGTCGTCAAGGGCTGAAAGTGGCTTGTGCGACTGAAGGTGCAATTTTACCGGGCAATTTTAAAATCAAGAAAACCAAATTGCGTGGTCAGCCTTCCGAGGGGATGTTGTGTTCTTACAGCGAGTTAGGCATTTCCGAAGACCAGAGCGGGATTATCGAATTGCCGGCGGATGCGCCAATCGGTACGGATTTACGTGAGTATCTTAAATTAGCGGATAAAAGTATTGAAATTAGCTTAACGCCAAATCGTGCGGATTGTTTGAGTATCTCGGGTATTGCACGTGAATTGGGCGTGATCAATAAAATGACGTTAAACTCACCGCACTTTACCCCTGTAATTCCGTCATTCTCCGAAAAAATTGAGATTGATGTGAGCGCGCCGGAAGCCTGCCCTCGTTATTTATTGCGTTCAGTGAAAAATGTAAATGTTAAGGCGAAAACGCCGGCGTGGATGCAAGAGAAATTACGTCGTTGCGATATTCGTTCTATTGATCCGATTGTGGATATTACCAACTACATTTTGCTTGAATTAGGGCAGCCAATGCACGCTTTTGATGCGGCGAAAGTGGCGCAGCCGGTACAAGTGAGAATGGCAAATGAGGGCGAAACCTTAGTTTTATTAGATGGTACAGAAGCAAAATTACAAGCAAATACCTTAGTGATTGCTGATAAAAATGGTCCGTTAGCCATGGCGGGGATTTTTGGTGGTGCGGCAAGTGGTGTGAGCGAGCAAACCAAAGATATTATTTTGGAAGCGGCATTCTTTGCGCCATTGGCGATTACTGGTCGCGCTAGACAATATGGTTTACATACCGACAGTTCGCACCGTTTTGAACGTGGTGTTGACTTTGATTTGCAATATAAAGCCATGGAAAGAGCTACAGCATTGGTATTAGAAATTTGCGGCGGCGAAGCGGGCGAGATTTGTGAGGCAGTAAGTATTACCAACTTACCGAACGTGAAGCAAGTTAAGTTACGTCGTCACAAATTAGATGCATTATTGGGGCATCATGTCGAAACTGAAACGGTAACCGATATTCTACAACGCTTAGGCTTTGAAGTGCATTATAGCAATGATGTTTGGACCGTGATTTCGACTAGCTGGCGTTTTGATATTGAAATTGAAGAAGATTTGATTGAAGAAGTAGCGCGCATTTATGGTTATAATACGATTCCGAATAATGCGCCACTTGCGCATTTGAAAATGAAATCCTTGCCAGAAAATATTCTGGAAATGTTGCGTGTCAGAACCGCATTTGTGGACAGCGATTATCAAGAAATCGTGTCTTATAGTTTTGTTGATCCTGATGTACAACAATTATTGCATCCACAACAAGACGCCTTGATTTTACCAAACCCAATTTCCCGTGAAATGTCGGCGATGCGCGTTTCTTTATTATCTGGATTATTGACCACCGTGGTATATAACCAAAATCGTCAACAAAATCGTGTCCGCTTATTTGAAAGTGGGCTGCGTTTTATTCCAGATGCCAATGCAGAATCCGGCGTGCGTCAAGAATATGTGATCGGTGCGGTTATCGTTGGTGATAAACGTCCGGTACATTGGGAAAATAAAGGCGAAAATGTAGACTTTTTTGATCTAAAAGGTGATTTAGAGCGCATTTTATCGTTAACAAAAGTTGGAAATCGTTTACGTTTTGTTGCAAAATCCTATCCGGCGTTACATCCGGGACAATCCGCTGCGATTATTTTGGATGATAGGGAGATTGGATTTATCGGTACGGTTCATCCAAAAGTCGTTCAACAATTAGGATTGTCAGGAAAACCTGTCGTATTTGAAATTGAATGGGCGGCAATTGAAGAACGTAATGTACCGAGCGCTAAGGAAATTTCTCGCTTCCCGTCAAATAAACGTGATATTGCTATTGTATTGGATGTTGCAATTCCTGCTGGGGATGTATTAAATGCTTGTCGTCAGGTTGGTGGCAAACAATTGGTCAATGTCACCTTATTTGATGTTTACCAAGGTGCGAATTTGCCGGAAGGTAAAAAAAGTTTAGCGCTCAGTTTAACTATTCAAGATACTGAAAAAACACTTGAAGAAAAAGATATTAATGCGGTAATTTCTGTTGTATTATCCGAATTAGAACAACGTTTTAATGCTTACTTAAGAGATTAA
- the pykA gene encoding pyruvate kinase: MSRRLRRTKIVCTMGPSTDRGNNLEKIIAAGANVVRMNFSHGTPEDHIGRAQRVREIAKKLGKTVAILGDLQGPKIRVSTFKDGKIFLNIGDKFVLDAELPKGEGNQESVGLDYKTLPQDVVPGDILLLDDGRVQLKVLSTEGAKVFTEVTVGGPLSNNKGINKLGGGLSADALTEKDKADIITAARIGVDYLAVSFPRSSADLHYARKLATEAGLNAKIVAKVERAETVIDDAAMDDIILASDVIMVARGDLGVEIGDPELVGVQKKLIRRSRKLNRVVITATQMMESMISNPMPTRAEVMDVANAVLDGTDAVMLSAETAAGQYPAETVAAMAKVCLGAEKMPSINVSRHRMDVEFDDIEEAVAMSAMFAANHMKGVAAIISMTHSGRTPLLMSRISSGLPIFALSRIQETLNLCSLYRGVTPVFCDEVSRTVEGAKLAIQLLKDKGFLVSGDLVLLTQGDELIQGGTNTCRTLVVD, from the coding sequence ATGTCTAGAAGACTAAGAAGAACAAAAATTGTATGTACAATGGGACCATCTACAGATCGTGGTAATAATTTAGAAAAAATTATTGCTGCCGGTGCGAACGTTGTACGTATGAATTTTTCTCACGGGACACCGGAGGACCATATCGGTCGTGCGCAACGTGTTCGAGAAATTGCGAAAAAATTAGGCAAAACTGTTGCTATTTTAGGGGACTTACAAGGACCAAAAATTCGTGTATCTACGTTTAAAGACGGTAAAATTTTCTTAAATATTGGTGATAAATTTGTTTTAGATGCGGAATTGCCAAAAGGCGAGGGTAATCAAGAATCTGTTGGTTTAGACTATAAAACATTACCGCAAGATGTAGTACCGGGAGATATTTTATTATTAGATGATGGTCGCGTACAATTAAAAGTGTTGTCTACTGAAGGTGCGAAAGTCTTCACTGAAGTCACTGTTGGCGGCCCGTTGTCAAATAACAAAGGGATCAATAAATTAGGTGGCGGTTTATCTGCAGATGCATTAACTGAAAAAGATAAAGCAGATATTATTACAGCAGCGCGCATTGGCGTAGATTATTTGGCAGTGTCTTTCCCGCGATCAAGTGCGGATTTACATTATGCGCGTAAATTAGCGACAGAAGCGGGTTTAAACGCGAAAATTGTTGCAAAAGTAGAACGTGCAGAAACCGTAATTGATGATGCCGCGATGGACGATATTATTTTAGCCTCTGATGTGATCATGGTGGCGCGCGGTGACTTGGGAGTAGAAATTGGTGACCCTGAATTAGTTGGTGTACAGAAAAAATTAATCCGTCGTTCACGTAAATTAAATCGCGTAGTTATTACTGCGACCCAAATGATGGAATCCATGATCAGCAACCCAATGCCAACTCGTGCGGAAGTCATGGATGTGGCAAATGCGGTGCTTGATGGTACTGATGCGGTAATGCTTTCTGCAGAAACTGCAGCGGGACAATATCCGGCTGAAACCGTTGCGGCAATGGCGAAAGTTTGTTTAGGTGCGGAAAAAATGCCAAGCATTAACGTTTCTCGCCACCGTATGGACGTGGAATTTGATGATATTGAAGAAGCGGTAGCGATGTCTGCAATGTTTGCTGCAAACCATATGAAAGGGGTTGCCGCAATTATTTCTATGACACATAGCGGACGTACGCCATTGTTAATGTCTCGTATCAGTTCTGGCTTGCCGATTTTTGCGTTATCGCGTATACAAGAAACCTTAAATTTATGTTCGTTATATCGTGGTGTAACACCGGTATTTTGTGATGAAGTTAGTCGTACGGTTGAGGGTGCTAAATTAGCTATTCAGCTGTTAAAAGACAAAGGTTTTTTGGTTTCTGGCGATTTAGTTTTATTAACTCAAGGCGACGAGTTAATCCAAGGTGGCACGAATACTTGTCGTACCTTAGTGGTTGACTAA
- the spr_1 gene encoding NLP/P60 family protein, whose protein sequence is MKLIRSILIASSIATLIACSSSQYSRINYQGQLNDPIMAITLLSEQQREWAGTPYRIGGMSMNGVDCSGFVQLTFKDRFGIKLPRTTTAQANYGQRVSKDGIQTGDLVFFKTGLGPNGYHVGIYVKDGQFLHASTKGGVIYSSLDNPYWKKTYWQTRRV, encoded by the coding sequence ATGAAACTGATTAGAAGCATTTTAATTGCAAGCAGTATAGCGACTTTGATAGCATGCTCTTCGTCACAATATTCCCGGATCAATTATCAAGGTCAGTTAAATGATCCGATTATGGCAATTACCTTATTGAGCGAGCAGCAGCGGGAATGGGCTGGAACGCCTTATCGTATTGGCGGGATGAGCATGAATGGAGTAGATTGCTCCGGGTTTGTGCAATTGACCTTTAAAGATCGTTTTGGGATTAAATTACCTAGAACAACAACTGCGCAAGCTAATTATGGGCAAAGAGTCAGCAAAGACGGTATCCAAACTGGAGATTTAGTCTTTTTTAAAACCGGGCTCGGACCTAATGGTTATCATGTGGGGATTTATGTCAAAGACGGACAATTTTTACACGCTTCGACGAAAGGTGGTGTGATTTATTCTTCGCTGGATAATCCTTATTGGAAAAAAACTTATTGGCAAACAAGACGAGTATAA
- the ribE gene encoding riboflavin synthase subunit alpha, producing MFTGIVQGTAQIYSIDERDNFRTQIVKMPQELLIDLKIGASVANNGVCLTVTNINQDLVSFDLMQETLKITNLGQLKAGDFVNIERAMRMGDEIGGHILSGHVYCTAKVIKRIPSANNLQLWFELPNTDVMKYVLTKGFIAIDGISLTIGEVDIRSFCVNLIPETLQRTLIGKRGVGDWVNIEIDPQTQAIVDTVDRYMAVRK from the coding sequence ATGTTTACAGGAATTGTTCAAGGAACAGCTCAAATTTACTCTATCGATGAGAGAGATAATTTTAGAACACAGATTGTCAAAATGCCACAAGAATTATTAATTGATTTGAAAATTGGTGCATCTGTCGCCAATAACGGTGTTTGTTTAACCGTTACGAATATTAATCAGGATTTAGTGAGTTTTGATTTGATGCAAGAAACATTGAAAATTACCAATTTAGGGCAATTAAAAGCAGGGGATTTTGTTAATATTGAACGTGCGATGAGAATGGGGGATGAAATTGGCGGGCATATTTTATCTGGTCATGTATATTGTACAGCAAAAGTAATAAAACGTATTCCTTCAGCAAATAATTTACAACTTTGGTTTGAATTACCAAACACCGACGTGATGAAATATGTTTTAACAAAAGGGTTTATTGCTATTGATGGCATTAGTTTGACGATTGGTGAGGTTGATATACGATCATTTTGCGTAAACTTAATCCCAGAAACACTACAACGTACTTTAATAGGAAAGCGTGGAGTAGGGGATTGGGTAAATATTGAAATTGATCCGCAAACCCAAGCGATTGTAGATACGGTTGATCGTTATATGGCGGTTAGAAAATAA
- the mdtK gene encoding multidrug efflux protein, MATE family, with protein sequence MKLTLIKEYHAEAKKLITIAIPILLAQIAQTSMGLVDTIMSGRVSAADMAAISVGASIWLPLVLFGQGLLLALPPSISYLNGSAQRHKIAHQIRQGLWIVVMISIPLGLLIYHSDKMLSLMQMEDKLANITIGYLHAMLWGLPGYLLMINYRCLNDGIAKTKPAMIIAFLGLLLNIPLNYSFIYGKFGLPAFGAVGCGIATAIVNWVMCFMMIFYCTKAKNQRDLHIFTPVIEKPNMITLTKLLRLGLPIAIALFCEVALFALTAMLLSPLGTDVVASHQIALNTSSFIFMLPMSLGMATTILVGQRLGEGSPFNAKQVSRAALAVGLSIAVITAFITVIFRHQIASIFVNDQTVIAMASSLLLIAALYQFSDTVQVVSGGALRGYKDTKAILYITLFCYWVIGMPIGYTLSRTDLIVPHLGASGFWIGFVVSLTIAAILLLRRMRKIQSLSDQQLLLKLEKLK encoded by the coding sequence ATGAAATTAACACTTATCAAAGAATATCATGCGGAAGCAAAAAAATTGATTACTATTGCGATACCCATTTTATTGGCACAAATTGCCCAAACCTCAATGGGATTGGTTGATACGATCATGTCTGGGCGAGTCAGTGCAGCAGATATGGCTGCGATTTCTGTCGGTGCGTCTATTTGGTTACCTTTAGTATTATTCGGTCAAGGGCTTTTATTAGCACTTCCACCGTCGATTTCTTATTTAAATGGTTCTGCCCAACGACATAAAATTGCTCATCAAATTCGTCAAGGATTATGGATTGTTGTGATGATCAGCATTCCGTTAGGATTACTTATTTATCATAGTGATAAAATGCTTTCATTAATGCAAATGGAAGACAAACTGGCAAATATTACTATCGGTTATTTGCATGCAATGTTATGGGGCTTACCTGGTTATTTGTTAATGATTAATTATCGTTGCTTAAATGATGGTATTGCAAAAACCAAACCAGCAATGATTATCGCGTTCTTAGGCTTATTGTTAAATATTCCGCTCAATTACAGTTTTATTTACGGAAAATTCGGCTTACCCGCATTTGGCGCAGTGGGCTGCGGGATTGCCACTGCAATTGTCAACTGGGTAATGTGCTTTATGATGATCTTTTATTGTACTAAAGCTAAGAACCAACGGGATTTACATATTTTCACCCCTGTCATAGAAAAGCCGAATATGATCACATTAACTAAATTATTGCGTTTAGGGTTACCTATTGCTATTGCATTATTTTGTGAGGTTGCTTTATTCGCATTAACTGCTATGTTACTTTCCCCATTGGGAACGGATGTCGTTGCTAGCCATCAGATTGCATTAAATACCAGCTCGTTTATTTTTATGTTGCCAATGTCCTTAGGTATGGCAACCACCATTCTGGTAGGGCAAAGATTAGGTGAAGGCTCTCCGTTTAATGCTAAACAGGTTTCCCGTGCTGCACTTGCTGTTGGGTTGTCTATTGCTGTAATCACCGCTTTCATCACGGTGATTTTCCGTCATCAGATCGCTTCTATTTTCGTTAATGATCAAACTGTGATTGCTATGGCGAGCAGCCTACTGTTAATCGCCGCGCTTTATCAATTTTCTGATACGGTTCAAGTGGTTTCAGGTGGTGCATTACGTGGATATAAAGACACAAAAGCTATTCTCTATATTACGCTATTCTGTTATTGGGTTATCGGAATGCCGATTGGATACACTCTATCCAGAACGGATCTTATTGTACCTCATTTAGGGGCTTCAGGATTTTGGATTGGCTTTGTAGTTAGCCTTACTATCGCAGCAATTTTATTGTTACGACGCATGCGTAAAATTCAATCCCTGTCTGATCAACAATTATTGCTTAAACTAGAAAAATTAAAATGA
- the ttcA gene encoding tRNA 2-thiocytidine biosynthesis protein TtcA — protein MSEQALNSVEKEKKQIYNLNKLQKRLRRNVGNAIADFNMIEDGDKVMVCLSGGKDSYTLLDILLNLRLNAPVHFDIVAVNLDQKQPGFPEEVLPEYLEKIGVEYKIVEENTYGIVKEKIPEGKTTCSLCSRLRRGILYRTASELGATKIALGHHRDDMLETLFLNMFYGGKLKAMPPKLMSDDGKHIIIRPLAYCREKDIEKYATAKQFPIIPCNLCGSQPNLQRQVVKEMLQKWDRQYPGRIETMFSAIQNIVPSHLCDSHLFDFKGIQHGKSLEGIEGDTAFDKPDLPTVVFSEEDDEISTFAENEIMRFKEIN, from the coding sequence ATGAGTGAACAAGCCCTAAATTCCGTTGAAAAAGAAAAAAAACAGATCTACAACCTAAATAAACTCCAAAAACGCTTACGTCGTAACGTCGGTAATGCCATTGCTGATTTTAATATGATTGAAGACGGTGATAAGGTGATGGTTTGTTTATCTGGTGGCAAAGACAGCTATACTTTATTGGATATTTTGCTGAATTTACGCCTTAATGCGCCGGTGCATTTTGATATTGTGGCAGTTAATTTAGATCAAAAACAGCCGGGTTTTCCGGAAGAAGTGTTGCCTGAATATTTAGAAAAAATCGGGGTCGAATATAAAATCGTAGAAGAAAATACTTACGGTATCGTAAAAGAAAAAATTCCAGAGGGGAAAACCACTTGTTCACTCTGCTCGCGTTTGCGCCGCGGAATTTTATATCGTACAGCAAGTGAATTAGGGGCTACCAAAATCGCATTAGGTCATCATCGCGACGATATGTTGGAAACCTTGTTTTTAAATATGTTTTATGGCGGAAAATTAAAAGCCATGCCGCCGAAATTAATGAGTGATGACGGTAAGCATATCATCATACGCCCACTTGCCTATTGCAGGGAAAAAGATATTGAAAAATATGCCACTGCAAAACAATTTCCGATTATTCCTTGTAATCTTTGCGGTTCACAACCGAATTTACAACGCCAAGTAGTCAAAGAAATGCTACAAAAATGGGATAGACAATATCCGGGGCGGATTGAAACCATGTTTAGTGCAATACAAAATATTGTTCCGTCGCATTTATGTGATAGTCATTTATTTGATTTTAAAGGCATTCAACATGGAAAAAGCCTAGAGGGCATTGAGGGCGATACTGCATTTGATAAGCCGGATTTGCCTACGGTGGTATTTAGCGAAGAAGATGATGAGATCTCGACTTTTGCTGAAAATGAAATAATGCGATTTAAAGAAATTAATTAA
- the ihfA gene encoding integration host factor subunit alpha, translating into MTLTKIELADSLIEKYHLSKHDAKELVESFFEEIRLALENGQDVKLSGFGNFELRDKSSRPGRNPKTGESVPVSARRVVVFKPGQKLRTRVEKSRPKS; encoded by the coding sequence ATGACATTAACCAAAATTGAACTCGCAGATAGCTTAATCGAAAAATATCATTTGAGTAAACATGATGCCAAGGAGTTAGTGGAAAGTTTTTTTGAAGAAATTCGATTGGCTTTAGAAAATGGACAAGATGTGAAATTATCTGGGTTTGGTAACTTTGAATTGCGCGATAAATCTTCGCGCCCTGGGCGAAATCCAAAAACGGGAGAAAGTGTGCCGGTTTCGGCAAGACGGGTTGTCGTATTTAAGCCGGGACAAAAATTACGTACCCGCGTAGAAAAATCTAGACCTAAAAGTTAA
- the rluA_1 gene encoding RNA pseudouridine synthase translates to MLIDIIYKHADFIIIDKPCDISVHKDEQAIGLTSLVAQQLQLPRVWLVHRLDKATSGLLILALNEVAAAELSVLFAQHQIHKTYLALACDKPKKKQGLIRGDMQKGRNGSWRLCLSQQNPAVTRFYSVSCEPNLRLFVLQPQTGKTHQLRVAMKSLGSPILGDERYGGNRVKSDRTYLHAYHLRFTYCEQPIEVKCLPKCGAFFQRNSVLETIKQLNPSFCR, encoded by the coding sequence ATGTTGATTGACATTATATATAAACACGCCGATTTTATCATTATCGATAAACCTTGCGATATTAGTGTACATAAAGATGAACAGGCAATTGGACTGACCAGCCTCGTGGCGCAGCAATTACAACTGCCGAGGGTGTGGTTGGTGCATCGTTTGGATAAAGCCACATCAGGCTTGCTAATACTGGCGTTAAACGAAGTCGCGGCAGCCGAACTATCAGTACTTTTCGCGCAACATCAAATTCACAAAACCTATCTCGCCTTGGCGTGCGACAAGCCGAAAAAGAAACAGGGGTTAATTCGCGGCGATATGCAAAAAGGGCGTAACGGGTCGTGGAGACTCTGTTTGAGCCAGCAAAATCCCGCCGTCACGCGTTTTTATTCCGTCAGTTGTGAGCCAAATTTGCGTTTATTTGTGTTGCAACCGCAAACCGGCAAAACCCATCAATTGCGTGTGGCTATGAAAAGTTTGGGCAGCCCGATTTTGGGTGATGAGCGTTATGGCGGAAATCGAGTAAAATCTGACCGCACTTATTTGCACGCGTATCATTTACGTTTTACCTATTGCGAACAGCCGATTGAGGTGAAATGTTTGCCAAAGTGCGGTGCATTTTTTCAACGAAATTCCGTATTAGAAACGATAAAGCAACTAAATCCGTCATTTTGTCGTTAA
- the pheS gene encoding phenylalanyl-tRNA synthase alpha chain: MQNLKEITEQAKKAIDDLHDKSLEALDAIRVEYFGKKGHFTQLMQGLRDVAAEERPAIGAKINEAKQAVLDVLNEKKAQWEQEALNAQLAKESIDVSLPGRKTELGGLHPVSVTIGRVVQFFSNLGFSVEVGPEIESDYYNFDALNIPAHHPARADHDTFWFDAQRLLRTQTSGVQIRTMEKMRPPIRIIAPGRVYRNDYDQTHTPMFHQIELLYVDKHANFTELKGLLHDFLRAFFEEDLQVRFRPSYFPFTEPSAEVDVMRKNGKWLEVLGCGMVHPNVLRNVGIDPEEYSGFAVGMGVERLTMLRYNVTDLRSFFENDLRFLKQFK; encoded by the coding sequence ATGCAAAACCTGAAAGAGATTACGGAACAGGCGAAAAAGGCGATTGACGATCTACATGATAAAAGTCTTGAAGCGTTGGATGCAATTCGCGTGGAATATTTCGGTAAAAAAGGGCATTTTACTCAATTAATGCAAGGGTTGCGCGATGTGGCGGCGGAAGAACGTCCGGCGATCGGTGCAAAAATCAATGAAGCTAAACAAGCGGTGTTGGATGTATTAAATGAGAAAAAAGCGCAGTGGGAACAAGAAGCGTTGAATGCGCAATTGGCGAAAGAGAGCATTGACGTTAGTTTGCCGGGACGTAAAACCGAGTTAGGTGGATTGCATCCGGTTTCAGTGACCATTGGGCGAGTGGTGCAATTTTTCTCCAATTTAGGGTTTTCTGTAGAAGTTGGTCCGGAAATTGAAAGCGATTATTATAACTTTGATGCACTCAATATTCCGGCACACCATCCGGCGCGCGCGGATCACGATACGTTCTGGTTTGATGCCCAGCGTTTATTAAGAACGCAAACCTCTGGTGTGCAAATTCGTACGATGGAAAAAATGCGTCCACCAATTCGGATTATCGCACCAGGTCGTGTATATCGTAATGACTATGATCAAACTCATACGCCGATGTTCCATCAAATTGAATTACTGTATGTGGATAAACACGCGAACTTCACCGAATTAAAAGGGTTGTTACATGACTTTTTGCGTGCCTTCTTTGAGGAAGATTTACAAGTTCGTTTCCGTCCGTCTTATTTCCCGTTCACGGAACCCTCTGCGGAAGTGGATGTGATGCGTAAAAACGGAAAATGGTTGGAAGTATTGGGCTGCGGTATGGTACATCCAAATGTATTGCGTAACGTAGGGATTGATCCTGAAGAATATTCCGGTTTTGCGGTTGGTATGGGCGTTGAGCGCTTGACCATGCTTCGTTACAACGTCACTGATTTACGATCTTTCTTTGAAAATGACTTACGTTTTTTAAAACAATTTAAATAA
- the ydgJ_2 gene encoding oxidoreductase YdgJ, which yields MIHEKRVNIGIAGFGMSAKTFHLPFLTLDPRFQVKKIFERQSNHAEQQFPGTTSVHEFEALLTDEIDLVVITTPNQTHYDFCKRAILAGKNVIVEKPLTIYVQEASELALLANEKNVMLSVFQNRRWDNGALTVKQLVKNQTLGDIVDYEIRYERFSQSLNRKQWKETGEFGTGLVYDLGVHLIDHVVDLFGIPTALYADLRCQHKGGKADDNFRITFYYTDKNVVMSATKYAREAAPHIILHGKSGSYIKPTLDNQESLLLAGIPPCDNWNQEPENQWGTLHTEINGEIVRRKLESVRGNYQAYYDNIYQVLCENQELIVTPQQAITVLKLIELVYQSAKCGQKMVIT from the coding sequence ATGATTCATGAAAAAAGAGTAAATATTGGAATTGCCGGCTTTGGTATGTCGGCAAAAACCTTTCATCTACCATTTTTAACTCTCGATCCACGCTTTCAAGTTAAAAAAATCTTTGAACGCCAAAGCAATCATGCCGAACAGCAATTTCCTGGGACAACCTCCGTACATGAATTTGAGGCACTATTAACCGACGAAATTGATTTGGTCGTGATCACCACGCCAAATCAAACCCATTATGATTTTTGCAAGCGTGCTATTTTAGCTGGCAAAAATGTGATTGTTGAAAAACCGTTAACGATTTATGTCCAAGAAGCATCTGAGCTTGCCTTATTAGCCAATGAAAAAAATGTGATGTTATCCGTTTTTCAAAATCGACGTTGGGATAATGGTGCCTTAACAGTGAAACAATTGGTAAAAAATCAAACCCTCGGCGATATTGTGGATTATGAAATTCGTTATGAACGTTTTAGCCAAAGCTTAAATCGTAAACAATGGAAAGAGACCGGCGAATTCGGTACTGGATTGGTTTACGATTTGGGGGTGCATTTAATCGATCATGTTGTGGATTTATTCGGAATTCCGACCGCACTTTATGCGGATTTACGTTGCCAACATAAGGGCGGCAAAGCGGATGATAATTTTAGAATTACCTTCTATTATACTGATAAGAATGTTGTCATGTCCGCCACGAAATACGCTCGAGAAGCCGCGCCACATATTATTTTACACGGCAAATCAGGCTCTTATATTAAACCCACTTTAGACAATCAAGAAAGTTTATTGCTTGCCGGCATCCCCCCTTGCGATAATTGGAATCAAGAGCCAGAAAATCAATGGGGAACCTTACATACGGAAATCAACGGTGAAATCGTGCGCCGCAAATTGGAAAGCGTACGTGGCAATTATCAGGCTTATTATGACAATATTTATCAGGTATTATGTGAAAACCAAGAGTTAATCGTCACGCCGCAACAAGCCATCACTGTTCTCAAATTAATTGAGTTAGTGTATCAAAGTGCAAAGTGCGGTCAAAAAATGGTAATTACATGA